From the Caballeronia sp. NK8 genome, one window contains:
- a CDS encoding efflux transporter outer membrane subunit, giving the protein MLKHSLIAAAVAVFAAGCTLQPKYERPPEPVTQTFPEGGVYAHQPDASSSASNGRTANGQSAPEIGWRDFFADARLQKIVELALKNNRDLRVSVLNVEAAQAQYQITRAGLFPTLEGAASQSKQRTPKNLSFFNQTISNTYSVGLNASWEIDFFGRIRSLKDQALAQYLSTAESRKAAEIALVSSVADQYLTMLAYDDALAVTQNTLKTAQESFRITKLQYDNGTGTELDLRQSEGVVEEAQANLQTQARLRAQAENGLVLLVGEPLPADLPAGMPLDTQNILSDIPAGLPSDLLTRRPDIAAAEQSLLAANANIGAARAAFFPRVSLTGSFGTLSPTLGGLFKPGSAAWSFAPQITVPIFEGGQNKANLDLANVQKRIEIANYEKAIQTAFREVADGLAARGTFDEQIKSLERFVNSQSRRLELSDLRYRNGVDSYLAVLTAQTALYEAQQLLITARLNRLTNLVDLYQFMGGGWIERSGDMPRPADAPVDYGSDRAPQPASAPAAG; this is encoded by the coding sequence ATGCTTAAACATTCCTTGATCGCGGCCGCCGTGGCGGTATTCGCCGCGGGCTGCACGCTCCAGCCGAAGTACGAGCGGCCGCCCGAGCCCGTCACGCAGACGTTTCCCGAAGGCGGCGTGTACGCGCACCAGCCGGACGCGTCGTCATCGGCGAGCAATGGCCGCACCGCGAACGGACAGAGCGCGCCGGAAATCGGCTGGCGTGATTTCTTCGCCGATGCGCGCCTGCAGAAGATCGTCGAGCTCGCACTGAAGAACAACCGCGACCTGCGCGTCTCGGTCCTCAACGTCGAGGCGGCGCAGGCGCAGTATCAGATCACGCGCGCCGGGCTCTTTCCGACGCTCGAAGGCGCCGCGTCGCAAAGCAAGCAGCGCACGCCGAAGAATCTGTCGTTCTTCAACCAGACGATCTCGAACACGTATTCGGTCGGCCTGAACGCGTCGTGGGAAATCGACTTCTTCGGGCGCATCCGCAGCCTGAAGGATCAGGCGCTCGCGCAGTATCTGTCGACGGCAGAATCGCGCAAGGCGGCGGAGATCGCGCTGGTGTCGTCGGTGGCGGACCAGTATCTGACGATGCTCGCTTACGACGACGCGCTCGCCGTCACGCAGAACACGCTGAAGACCGCGCAGGAGTCGTTCCGCATCACCAAGCTGCAGTACGACAACGGCACGGGCACGGAACTGGACTTGCGCCAGTCCGAAGGCGTGGTCGAAGAGGCGCAGGCGAATCTGCAAACGCAGGCGCGTCTGCGCGCGCAGGCGGAAAACGGGCTCGTGCTGCTGGTCGGCGAGCCGTTGCCGGCGGATCTTCCCGCTGGCATGCCGCTCGACACGCAGAACATCTTGTCCGATATCCCGGCGGGCCTGCCGTCCGATCTGCTGACGCGCCGTCCGGACATCGCGGCGGCGGAACAGTCGCTGCTCGCGGCCAACGCGAACATCGGCGCGGCGCGTGCGGCGTTCTTCCCGCGCGTCTCGCTGACGGGCAGCTTCGGCACGCTGTCGCCGACGCTCGGCGGCCTCTTCAAGCCGGGTTCGGCGGCGTGGTCGTTCGCGCCGCAGATCACGGTGCCGATCTTCGAGGGCGGCCAGAACAAAGCCAATCTCGATCTCGCGAACGTGCAGAAGCGCATCGAGATCGCCAACTACGAGAAGGCGATCCAGACCGCGTTCCGCGAAGTCGCGGACGGCCTCGCCGCGCGCGGCACCTTCGACGAGCAGATCAAGTCGCTCGAGCGTTTCGTGAACTCGCAGAGCCGTCGTCTGGAGCTGTCGGACCTGCGCTATCGCAACGGCGTCGACAGCTATCTCGCGGTGCTGACCGCGCAGACGGCGCTCTACGAAGCGCAGCAACTGCTGATCACGGCGCGGTTGAATCGCCTGACGAACCTCGTCGATCTGTATCAGTTCATGGGCGGCGGCTGGATCGAGCGTTCCGGCGATATGCCGCGCCCGGCGGATGCGCCCGTCGACTACGGCTCGGATCGTGCGCCGCAGCCGGCCTCGGCGCCGGCGGCGGGTTGA
- a CDS encoding efflux RND transporter periplasmic adaptor subunit encodes MLLKRIPYRLIGVTTAALLAAGCGEKPPAMASHTPEVGVVTLESIAVPVTAELTGRTSAFVDAQVRARVDGIVLRREFTEGSVVKAGQRLYKIDPAPYIAQLNNAKASYAKAQANLVSTTAQAERYKVLVAANAVSKQDYDNAVASQGQAEADVASAKAAIDTAQINLGYTDVTSPVTGQAGISQVTPGAYVQAAQATLMVTVQQLDPMYVDLTQSSLDGLKLRRQIQEGRLSTNGPNAAKVTLILEDGRVYSEQGKLQFSDVTVDQSTGSVTVRAVFLNKDRVLLPGMFVRARIEEGVNPSALVVPVQGITHDQKGTPIAMVVDKDNKVALRPLVTSGTHGQNWVVDGGLNAGDRVIVEGIDKVRPGMEVKAVPAHLPEAPADAAKPASGA; translated from the coding sequence ATGCTTCTCAAACGGATTCCATACCGCCTCATCGGTGTCACGACGGCCGCGCTGCTGGCAGCCGGCTGCGGGGAGAAACCTCCCGCGATGGCATCGCATACGCCGGAAGTCGGCGTCGTCACGCTCGAATCGATCGCGGTGCCGGTCACGGCGGAGCTGACGGGCCGCACGAGCGCTTTCGTCGATGCCCAGGTGCGCGCGCGCGTCGACGGCATCGTGCTGCGCCGCGAATTCACCGAAGGCAGTGTCGTCAAGGCTGGGCAGCGGCTCTACAAGATCGATCCCGCGCCCTACATCGCGCAACTGAACAACGCGAAGGCGTCGTACGCGAAGGCGCAGGCGAACCTCGTCTCGACGACCGCGCAGGCGGAGCGCTACAAGGTGCTCGTCGCGGCGAATGCGGTCAGCAAGCAGGATTACGACAACGCGGTGGCGTCGCAAGGTCAGGCTGAGGCCGATGTCGCGTCCGCGAAGGCCGCGATCGATACCGCGCAGATCAACCTCGGCTACACGGACGTGACGTCACCCGTGACCGGACAGGCCGGCATCTCGCAGGTCACGCCTGGCGCCTACGTGCAGGCGGCGCAGGCAACTCTGATGGTCACCGTCCAGCAGCTCGATCCGATGTACGTGGATCTCACACAATCGAGCCTCGACGGCCTCAAGCTGCGCCGTCAGATCCAGGAAGGGCGTCTATCGACGAACGGCCCGAACGCCGCCAAGGTCACGCTGATCCTGGAAGACGGCCGCGTCTATTCGGAGCAGGGCAAGCTGCAATTCAGCGATGTGACCGTGGACCAGTCGACCGGCTCGGTCACCGTGCGTGCGGTCTTCCTGAACAAGGACCGCGTGCTGCTGCCGGGCATGTTCGTGCGCGCGCGCATCGAGGAGGGCGTGAATCCGTCCGCGCTCGTCGTGCCGGTGCAGGGCATCACGCACGACCAGAAGGGCACGCCGATCGCGATGGTCGTCGACAAGGACAACAAGGTGGCGCTGCGTCCGCTCGTGACGTCGGGCACGCACGGCCAGAACTGGGTGGTCGACGGCGGCCTGAACGCGGGCGATCGCGTGATCGTCGAGGGCATCGACAAAGTGCGTCCGGGCATGGAAGTAAAGGCCGTGCCGGCGCATCTGCCTGAAGCGCCCGCCGATGCGGCGAAGCCCGCATCCGGCGCCTGA
- a CDS encoding efflux RND transporter permease subunit, translating to MAKFFIDRPIFAWVIAIILMLAGLASVTTLPVAQYPTIAPPAIQISANYPGASAQTVENTVTQVIEQQMSGLDHLLYLSSTSDDSGTATVTLTFAAGTNADIAQVQVQNKLQLATPNLPAVVQQLGISVTKSSSSFLLVLAFVSEDGSMTRDDLANYVASNVQDPVSRLNGVGTVTLFGSQYAMRIWLDPNKLTKYNLTPVDVQNALQSQNVQVAGGQLGGVPAVPGQSMQATITEATLLRTPEQFGNVLLKVSQDGSQVRLRDVARLGLGGENYNFETQYNGRPAAGFGIQLATGANALATANAVRAKIDQLSKFFPHGVVVKYPYDTTPFVKQSIADVIKTLFEAIVLVFLVMYLFLQNLRATLIPTIAVPVVLLGTFAIMGAAGFSINTLSMFGLVLAIGLLVDDAIVVVENVERVMTEEGLSPKEATKKAMSQITGALVGVALVLAAVFVPVAFTGGSVGAIYRQFSLTIVSAMGLSVLTAMVLTPALCATMLKPHPKGHEEKKTGFFGWFNRTFAKSQAKYHGGVAHVIKRSGRWLIIYLVIIVAVGMLFTRLPKAFLPDEDQGTMFVLVATPAGATQEMTQRALDDVAGYLLKKESAVVESVFTVNGFSFAGHGQNSGLVFVRLKDFKQRTSANEKVQALVGRTYGTFAGYKNALVFPVNPPSIPELGTASGFDFELQDRAGLGHEKLMQARAMLLGMAAKDPTLAQVRPNGLNDAPQFKVSIDRQKAIAQGVDPSMIDQTFSIAWASKYVNNFLDTDSRIKKVYMQSDAPFRMSPENINSWYVRNASGSMVPFSSFATTEWSYGSPKLERYNGLSSIEIQGVATPGKSTGQAMAAMEALAAKLPAGIGYEWTGLSYQQIQSGSQAPILYGISILVVFLCLAALYESWSIPFSVIMVVPLGVIGALLAVSLRGLENDVFFQVGLLTTVGLSAKNAILIVEFARDLQLSQKMGPIEAALEAARLRLRPILMTSLAFILGTMPLAISNGAGSGSQHAIGTGVIGGMVTATFLAIFMVPMFFVVVRARFGGDKEDTDAALARYETQRRAQQGNEGH from the coding sequence ATGGCCAAGTTCTTTATCGATCGCCCGATTTTCGCGTGGGTGATCGCCATCATTCTGATGCTGGCGGGTCTCGCGTCGGTCACGACGCTGCCGGTCGCGCAGTATCCGACCATCGCGCCGCCCGCGATCCAGATTTCCGCCAACTATCCCGGCGCGTCGGCGCAGACCGTGGAAAACACCGTCACGCAGGTGATCGAGCAGCAGATGAGCGGGCTGGATCACCTGCTGTATCTGTCATCCACATCCGATGACAGCGGCACCGCGACCGTCACGCTGACCTTCGCCGCCGGCACCAACGCGGACATCGCGCAGGTGCAGGTGCAGAACAAGCTGCAGCTCGCCACGCCCAATCTGCCGGCGGTCGTGCAGCAGCTGGGCATCAGCGTGACCAAGTCGAGCAGCAGCTTCCTGCTCGTGCTGGCGTTCGTGTCCGAAGACGGCAGCATGACGCGCGACGACCTCGCGAACTACGTGGCGTCGAACGTGCAGGATCCGGTGAGTCGTCTGAACGGCGTCGGCACCGTGACGCTGTTCGGCTCGCAGTACGCCATGCGGATCTGGCTCGATCCGAACAAGCTGACCAAGTACAACCTCACGCCGGTGGACGTGCAGAACGCGCTGCAATCGCAGAACGTGCAGGTCGCGGGCGGGCAGCTGGGCGGCGTACCCGCCGTGCCCGGCCAGTCGATGCAGGCGACCATCACCGAAGCGACGCTTTTGCGCACGCCCGAGCAATTCGGCAACGTGCTGCTGAAAGTGAGCCAGGACGGCTCGCAGGTGCGCCTGCGCGATGTCGCGCGCCTCGGTCTGGGCGGCGAGAACTACAACTTCGAGACGCAGTACAACGGCCGTCCGGCGGCGGGCTTCGGCATTCAGCTAGCGACCGGCGCGAACGCGCTCGCCACCGCCAACGCGGTGCGCGCGAAGATCGATCAGCTTTCGAAGTTCTTTCCGCACGGTGTCGTCGTGAAGTACCCGTACGACACGACGCCGTTCGTGAAGCAGTCGATCGCCGACGTGATCAAGACGCTCTTCGAGGCCATCGTGCTGGTGTTCCTCGTGATGTATCTGTTCCTGCAGAACCTGCGCGCAACGTTGATTCCGACCATCGCCGTGCCGGTGGTGCTGCTCGGCACCTTCGCGATCATGGGGGCGGCTGGTTTCTCGATCAACACGCTGTCGATGTTCGGCCTCGTGCTCGCGATCGGCCTGCTGGTGGACGACGCCATCGTGGTGGTGGAGAACGTCGAGCGCGTGATGACGGAAGAAGGGCTTTCGCCGAAGGAAGCCACGAAAAAGGCGATGAGCCAGATCACCGGCGCGCTCGTCGGCGTGGCGCTGGTGCTCGCGGCGGTGTTCGTGCCGGTGGCGTTCACGGGCGGCTCGGTCGGCGCGATCTACCGTCAGTTCTCGCTGACGATCGTCTCGGCGATGGGCCTTTCGGTCCTCACCGCGATGGTGCTCACGCCGGCACTGTGCGCGACCATGCTGAAGCCGCATCCGAAGGGGCACGAGGAGAAGAAGACGGGCTTCTTCGGCTGGTTCAACCGCACCTTCGCGAAGAGCCAGGCGAAGTACCACGGCGGCGTGGCGCACGTCATCAAACGCTCGGGGCGCTGGCTCATCATTTATCTGGTGATCATCGTCGCGGTCGGCATGTTGTTCACGCGTCTGCCGAAGGCGTTCCTGCCGGATGAAGACCAAGGCACGATGTTCGTGCTGGTGGCCACGCCCGCCGGTGCCACGCAGGAAATGACGCAGCGCGCGCTGGACGATGTCGCGGGTTATCTGCTGAAGAAGGAAAGCGCCGTCGTCGAGTCGGTGTTCACGGTGAACGGCTTCAGCTTCGCGGGTCATGGTCAGAACTCGGGCCTCGTCTTCGTGCGGCTGAAGGACTTCAAGCAGCGCACGAGCGCCAACGAGAAGGTCCAGGCGCTGGTAGGCCGCACTTACGGCACGTTCGCAGGCTACAAGAACGCGCTCGTGTTCCCGGTGAATCCGCCGTCCATTCCGGAACTCGGCACGGCTTCGGGCTTCGACTTCGAGCTTCAGGACCGCGCCGGTCTCGGGCACGAAAAGCTCATGCAGGCGCGCGCGATGCTGCTCGGCATGGCCGCGAAGGACCCGACCCTCGCGCAGGTTCGGCCGAACGGACTGAACGACGCGCCGCAGTTCAAGGTGAGCATCGACCGCCAGAAGGCGATCGCGCAGGGCGTCGATCCGTCGATGATCGACCAGACCTTCTCGATCGCGTGGGCATCGAAGTATGTGAACAACTTCCTCGATACCGACAGCCGCATCAAGAAGGTCTACATGCAGAGCGATGCGCCGTTCCGCATGTCGCCGGAGAACATCAATAGCTGGTACGTGCGCAATGCGTCCGGTTCGATGGTGCCGTTCTCGTCGTTCGCGACGACCGAATGGAGCTACGGCTCGCCCAAGCTCGAGCGCTACAACGGTTTGTCGTCGATCGAAATCCAGGGCGTCGCGACGCCGGGCAAATCCACCGGCCAGGCGATGGCCGCGATGGAAGCGCTCGCGGCGAAGCTGCCGGCCGGCATCGGCTATGAGTGGACGGGGCTGTCGTATCAGCAGATCCAGTCCGGCTCGCAGGCGCCGATTCTCTACGGCATTTCGATTCTCGTCGTGTTCCTGTGTCTCGCGGCGCTGTACGAGAGCTGGTCGATTCCGTTCTCCGTGATCATGGTCGTGCCGCTCGGCGTGATCGGCGCATTGCTCGCCGTGTCGCTGCGCGGACTGGAGAACGACGTGTTCTTCCAGGTCGGCTTGCTCACCACGGTCGGGCTATCGGCGAAGAACGCGATTCTGATCGTCGAGTTCGCGCGCGATCTCCAGCTCTCGCAAAAGATGGGGCCGATCGAAGCGGCGCTGGAAGCGGCGCGCCTGCGTCTGCGGCCGATTCTGATGACCTCGCTCGCGTTCATTCTCGGCACCATGCCGCTCGCGATCAGCAACGGCGCGGGCTCGGGCAGCCAGCACGCGATCGGCACGGGCGTGATCGGCGGCATGGTGACCGCGACTTTCCTCGCCATTTTCATGGTGCCGATGTTCTTCGTCGTCGTGCGCGCGCGCTTCGGTGGCGACAAGGAGGACACGGATGCCGCGCTTGCTCGTTATGAAACGCAGCGGCGTGCGCAACAGGGCAACGAAGGACACTGA
- a CDS encoding efflux transporter outer membrane subunit, translated as MRRLSLIATAIAMLATGCTMAPKYERPAAPVSASFPTDGVYATQPVAANGGARSADGAAAADIGWRDFFVDARLERLIDISLKNNRDLRVAMLNVQAAQAQYRVTRSELFPTLDAQAGQSKQRTPKDLSFFNQTIQNTYSVGLNASWEIDLFGRVQSLKDQALAKYFATAYARKATEISLVSQVATQYLQVLQADDLLAVTRQTLKSASDSYGIVKLQFDNGTASELDVSQARTVMESAAANLQAQERARAQAVNALVLLLGEPMPDDLPGGMSLDGQNLLTDIPAGLPSDLLLRRPDIMEAEQNLLAANANIGAARAAFFPSISLTGSFGTLSPTLGGLFKPGSAAWSFAPTITLPIFEGGQNLANLDLANIQKRIEVAQYEKAIQSAFSDVANGLAARGTYDQQIAALERDTAAQQRRLDLSTLRYRQGVDSYLGVLTAQQDLYAAQQTLISARTQRLANLVALYQALGGGWVERTGDVPRAVDS; from the coding sequence ATGCGTAGACTTTCCTTGATTGCAACGGCCATCGCCATGCTGGCGACCGGCTGCACGATGGCGCCGAAGTACGAACGCCCCGCCGCGCCGGTATCGGCGAGTTTCCCGACGGACGGCGTGTATGCGACGCAGCCCGTCGCGGCGAATGGCGGCGCGCGCAGCGCGGATGGCGCGGCCGCGGCGGATATCGGCTGGCGCGACTTTTTCGTCGATGCGCGCCTCGAGCGGCTCATCGACATCTCGTTGAAGAACAACCGCGACCTGCGTGTCGCGATGCTCAACGTGCAAGCCGCGCAGGCGCAATACCGCGTCACGCGTTCGGAGCTGTTTCCGACGCTCGACGCGCAGGCCGGCCAGTCGAAGCAGCGCACGCCGAAGGATCTGTCCTTTTTCAACCAGACGATCCAGAACACTTACTCGGTGGGTCTGAACGCGTCGTGGGAAATCGACCTGTTCGGCCGCGTGCAGAGCCTGAAGGATCAGGCGCTCGCGAAGTACTTCGCGACGGCGTACGCGCGCAAGGCGACGGAAATCTCGCTCGTGTCGCAAGTGGCGACGCAATATCTGCAAGTGCTGCAAGCCGATGACCTGCTCGCCGTCACGCGGCAGACGCTCAAGAGCGCGAGCGATTCCTACGGCATTGTGAAGCTGCAGTTCGACAACGGCACGGCGTCGGAGCTCGACGTGAGCCAGGCGCGCACGGTGATGGAAAGCGCGGCGGCGAACCTGCAGGCGCAGGAGCGTGCGAGGGCGCAGGCGGTGAATGCGCTCGTGCTTTTGCTCGGCGAACCGATGCCGGACGATCTGCCGGGCGGCATGTCGCTCGACGGGCAAAACCTGCTCACGGATATTCCGGCGGGGTTGCCGTCGGATCTGTTGCTGCGTCGGCCAGACATCATGGAGGCCGAGCAGAATCTGCTGGCGGCGAACGCGAATATCGGCGCGGCGCGGGCGGCGTTCTTCCCGAGCATTTCGCTGACCGGCAGCTTCGGCACGCTGAGCCCGACGCTCGGCGGGCTGTTCAAGCCGGGCTCGGCGGCGTGGAGTTTCGCGCCGACGATCACATTGCCGATTTTCGAAGGCGGTCAGAATCTTGCGAATCTGGATCTCGCGAACATCCAGAAGAGAATCGAGGTCGCGCAGTATGAGAAGGCGATTCAGTCGGCCTTCAGCGACGTCGCGAACGGGCTTGCCGCGCGTGGCACTTACGATCAGCAGATCGCGGCGCTCGAGCGTGATACGGCTGCGCAGCAGCGGCGGCTGGATTTGTCGACGCTGCGTTATCGGCAAGGTGTCGATAGCTATCTCGGCGTGTTGACGGCGCAGCAGGATTTGTATGCGGCACAGCAGACGTTGATTTCGGCGCGGACGCAGCGGCTGGCCAATCTCGTGGCGCTGTATCAGGCGCTGGGAGGCGGGTGGGTCGAGCGGACGGGGGATGTGCCGCGGGCGGTGGATTCGTGA
- a CDS encoding nucleobase:cation symporter-2 family protein produces MASSSVKPSVHPCDERLPAGQLLTLGIQHVLVMYAGAVAVPLILGAAMGLPKDQVAFLISADLFSCGVATLIQTLGLWIFGIRLPVIMGCTFAAVGPMVAIGTNPSLGILDVFGATIAAGVIGILLAPMIGKLLRFFPPVVVGTVIAVIGLSLMGVGINWAAGGIGNPDYGNPVYLLLSLVVLSLILLINKFARGFIANISVLLGIVVGFVIAATLGHVNMDGVASAPWVGIVLPFHFGMPHFDALSVATMVIVMFVTFIESTGMFLAVGDLVERPVDQKALVRGLRVDGLGTLIGGIFNSFPHTSFSQNVGLIGVTGVKSRFVCATGGVILVVLGLFPKMAQVVASVPPFVLGGAGIVMFGMVAANGIKTLSRVDFSKNQHNLFIVAVSVGMGMVPVVAPKFFTQLPHALEPILHSGILLASVSAVVLNIVFNGVRKEREARRDAREAAHEFEGAAHAGDAH; encoded by the coding sequence ATGGCTTCAAGTTCAGTGAAACCGTCCGTGCACCCGTGCGACGAACGGCTGCCCGCCGGACAACTGCTCACGCTCGGCATACAGCACGTTCTCGTGATGTACGCGGGCGCGGTCGCGGTGCCGCTGATTCTCGGCGCCGCGATGGGCCTGCCCAAAGACCAGGTCGCGTTCCTCATCAGCGCCGACCTGTTCTCGTGCGGCGTCGCTACCCTGATCCAGACGCTCGGCCTCTGGATCTTCGGCATCAGGCTGCCCGTCATCATGGGCTGCACGTTCGCGGCCGTCGGACCGATGGTCGCGATCGGCACGAATCCCTCGCTCGGCATTCTCGACGTATTCGGCGCGACCATCGCGGCGGGCGTGATCGGCATCCTGCTCGCGCCGATGATCGGCAAGCTGCTGCGCTTCTTTCCGCCGGTCGTGGTCGGAACGGTGATCGCGGTGATCGGTCTTTCGCTGATGGGCGTCGGCATCAACTGGGCGGCGGGCGGCATCGGCAATCCTGATTACGGCAATCCGGTGTATCTGCTGCTTTCGCTCGTGGTGCTGTCGCTGATTCTGCTCATCAACAAGTTCGCGCGTGGGTTCATCGCGAATATTTCGGTGCTGCTCGGGATCGTCGTGGGGTTTGTCATCGCCGCGACGCTCGGCCACGTGAACATGGATGGCGTCGCGAGCGCGCCGTGGGTCGGCATCGTGCTGCCGTTCCACTTCGGCATGCCGCATTTCGATGCGCTCTCCGTCGCGACGATGGTCATCGTCATGTTCGTCACGTTCATCGAATCGACGGGCATGTTCCTCGCGGTCGGCGATCTCGTCGAGCGTCCGGTCGATCAGAAAGCGCTCGTGCGCGGTCTGCGTGTGGATGGTCTGGGCACGCTGATCGGCGGCATCTTCAACTCGTTCCCGCACACGTCGTTTTCGCAGAACGTCGGGCTGATCGGCGTGACGGGCGTGAAGAGCCGTTTCGTCTGCGCGACGGGCGGCGTGATTCTGGTCGTGCTCGGTCTCTTTCCGAAGATGGCGCAGGTGGTGGCTTCGGTCCCGCCGTTCGTGCTCGGCGGCGCGGGCATCGTGATGTTCGGCATGGTGGCGGCGAACGGCATCAAGACGCTGTCGCGCGTGGACTTCTCGAAGAATCAGCACAACCTGTTCATCGTCGCGGTGAGCGTGGGGATGGGCATGGTGCCGGTGGTCGCACCGAAATTCTTCACGCAACTGCCGCACGCGCTGGAGCCGATTCTTCACAGCGGGATTCTGCTGGCTTCGGTGTCGGCGGTGGTTTTGAACATCGTGTTCAATGGCGTTCGAAAGGAACGCGAGGCGCGGCGTGACGCGCGTGAGGCAGCGCATGAATTCGAAGGCGCGGCTCATGCGGGCGACGCGCATTGA
- a CDS encoding xylulokinase, with amino-acid sequence MRFLGIDLGTGSLKLAIVDGDGRETAASSAAYAVTSAQPGWAETTVDAWYSALVSAASRLPANEREAVCAIGFSGQMHGVVPAAADGRALRAAMLWPDTRARDLLDAWPGPQSNPVAPGMAGPLLRWLALNEPQTAAATRWALQPKDWLRAKLGGTFVTDASDACATALALPSGDWDDALIDKLALPRAWFAPLAASHESGGMLSAEAAAELGLRAGIPMAVGAGDTPCAALGSGLASDGDALLTTGTGGQIVVMCARAPAPAHGLHTYRAATGAWYRMAAMQNVGVALEAVRGWLGHASWPEAYDDAFTADASASVSFLPYLSGERSPWMNPNARGGWLGLGLDDTRGTMMRAAFEGVAFASRAGLDAIRANGAALDSMLLAGGGSVDPRWRQLLADALRVELHAVDCPNAATRGAALLGGIAAGHWRMGDLVSLAPTATLAATPRANPSLDERLARFIDLYRRAEDWFAVKRESA; translated from the coding sequence ATGCGTTTCTTAGGCATCGATCTCGGCACGGGCTCCCTGAAACTCGCCATCGTCGACGGCGACGGTCGCGAAACCGCAGCGTCGAGCGCGGCTTATGCGGTGACCAGCGCGCAGCCCGGTTGGGCCGAAACGACCGTCGATGCGTGGTATTCGGCGCTCGTCAGCGCCGCTTCGCGCCTGCCCGCGAACGAGCGCGAAGCGGTGTGCGCGATCGGCTTTTCCGGGCAGATGCACGGTGTCGTGCCGGCCGCCGCCGATGGCCGCGCGTTGCGCGCCGCCATGCTCTGGCCCGACACGCGCGCCCGCGATCTGCTCGACGCGTGGCCCGGCCCGCAGAGCAATCCGGTCGCGCCCGGCATGGCCGGGCCGTTGCTGCGCTGGCTTGCGCTGAACGAACCGCAGACCGCTGCCGCCACGCGCTGGGCGCTCCAGCCGAAGGACTGGCTGCGCGCGAAACTCGGCGGAACGTTCGTGACCGATGCGTCGGACGCATGCGCCACCGCGCTCGCCTTGCCATCGGGCGATTGGGACGATGCGCTCATCGACAAACTCGCTTTGCCGCGCGCGTGGTTTGCGCCGCTCGCAGCATCGCATGAAAGCGGCGGCATGCTGTCGGCGGAAGCGGCGGCGGAACTCGGCCTGCGCGCGGGCATTCCGATGGCCGTCGGCGCGGGCGATACGCCGTGCGCCGCGCTCGGCAGCGGCCTCGCGTCCGATGGCGACGCGCTGCTCACCACCGGCACGGGCGGCCAGATCGTCGTGATGTGTGCGCGAGCGCCCGCGCCGGCGCACGGTCTGCACACGTATCGTGCCGCGACCGGCGCGTGGTATCGCATGGCGGCGATGCAGAACGTCGGCGTCGCGCTGGAAGCGGTGCGCGGCTGGCTCGGCCATGCATCGTGGCCCGAAGCCTACGACGACGCATTCACCGCCGACGCGAGCGCGTCCGTGAGCTTTCTGCCCTATCTGAGCGGCGAGCGTTCTCCGTGGATGAACCCCAACGCGCGCGGCGGCTGGCTCGGTCTGGGCCTCGACGACACGCGCGGCACGATGATGCGCGCCGCGTTCGAAGGCGTGGCATTCGCCTCGCGTGCGGGACTCGACGCGATACGCGCCAACGGCGCCGCACTCGATTCGATGTTGCTCGCGGGCGGCGGCTCCGTCGATCCGCGCTGGCGTCAGTTGCTGGCCGACGCACTGCGCGTCGAGCTGCACGCCGTCGATTGCCCGAACGCGGCCACACGCGGCGCGGCGCTGCTCGGCGGCATCGCGGCGGGCCACTGGCGCATGGGCGATCTCGTATCGCTCGCACCCACGGCGACGCTCGCCGCGACGCCGCGCGCGAACCCATCGCTCGACGAACGGCTCGCACGCTTCATCGATCTGTACAGGCGTGCCGAAGACTGGTTCGCAGTGAAGCGCGAGTCCGCTTAA